One window of the Prionailurus bengalensis isolate Pbe53 chromosome E1, Fcat_Pben_1.1_paternal_pri, whole genome shotgun sequence genome contains the following:
- the NOTUM gene encoding palmitoleoyl-protein carboxylesterase NOTUM translates to MGRGVRVLLLLLLGLLHWAGGGEGRKTWRRRGPQPPPPPSPPRAEAAPAAGQPVESFPLDFTAVEGNMDSFMAQVKSLAQSLYPCSAQQLNEDLRLHLLLNTSVTCNDGSPAGYYLKESKGSRRWLLFLEGGWYCFNRENCDSRYDTMRRLMSSRDWPRTRTGTGILSSQPEENPHWWNANMVFIPYCSSDVWSGASSKSEKNEYAFMGALIIQEVVRELLGKGLSGAKVLLLAGSSAGGTGVLLNVDRVAEQLEELGYPAIQVRGLADSGWFLDNKQYRRTDCVDTVTCAPTEAIRRGIRYWNGVVPERCRHQFKDGEEWNCFFGYKVYPTLRCPVFVVQWLFDEAQLTVDNVHLTGQPVQEGQWLYIQNLGRELRNTLKDVPASFAPACLSHEIIIRSHWTDVQVKGTSLPRALHCWDRSLHDNHKAGKAPLKGCPVHLVDSCPWPHCNPSCPTIRDQFTGQEMNVAQFLMHMGFDVQTVAQQQGLEPSKLLGMLSSGS, encoded by the exons ATGGGCCGAGGGGTGCgcgtgctgctgctgctgctgctgggcctGCTGCACTGGGCCGGGGGCGGCGAGGGCAGGAAGACCTGGCGGCGCCGCGGCCCGCAgccgcccccgccgccctccCCGCCTCGGGCCGAGGCGGCACCCGCGGCCGGGCAGCCGGTGGAGAGCTTCCCGCTGGACTTCACCGCCGTGGAGGGCAACATGGACAGCTTCATGGCGCAGGTCAAGAGCCTGGCCCAGTCCCTGTACCCCTGCTCGGCTCAGCAGCTCAACGAGGACCTGCGCCTGCACCTCCTGCTCAACACGTCGGTGACCTGCAACGACGGCAGCCCCGCCGG CTACTACCTGAAGGAATCCAAGGGCAGTCGGCGGTGGCTCCTTTTTCTGGAAG GTGGCTGGTACTGCTTCAACCGGGAGAACTGTGACTCCCGCTATGACACCATGCGGCGCCTCATGAGCTCCAGAGACTGGCCGCGCACCCGCACAG GCACAGGGATCCTGTCCTCCCAGCCAGAGGAAAACCCCCACTGGTGGAATGCCAACATGGT CTTCATCCCCTACTGCTCCAGCGATGTCTGGAGTGGGGCTTCGTCCAAGTCTGAGAAGA ACGAGTACGCCTTCATGGGTGCCCTCATCATCCAGGAGGTGGTCCGAGAGCTCTTGGGCAAAGGGCTGAGCGGGGCCAAGGTGCTGCTGCTGGCAGGGAGCAG CGCGGGGGGCACGGGGGTGCTGCTGAACGTGGACCGCGTGGCCGAGCAGCTGGAGGAGCTGGGCTACCCGGCCATCCAGGTGCGGGGCCTGGCTGATTCGGGCTGGTTCCTGGACAACAAGCAGTACCGCCGAACCGACTGCGTCGACACCGTCACGTGCGCGCCCACGGAGGCCATACGCCGCGGCATCAG GTACTGGAACGGGGTGGTCCCGGAGCGCTGTCGGCACCAGTTCAAGGACGGCGAGGAGTGGAACTGCTTCTTTGGCTACAAAGTCTACCCGACCCTGCGCT GCCCCGTGTTCGTGGTGCAGTGGCTGTTTGATGAGGCCCAGCTGACTGTGGACAACGTGCATCTCACGGGACAGCCGGTGCAGGAGGGCCAGTGGCTGTACATCCAGAACCTGGGCCGCGAGCTTCGCAACACGCTCAAGGATGTGCC GGCCAGCTtcgcccctgcctgcctctcccacgAGATCATCATCCGAAG CCACTGGACGGACGTCCAGGTGAAGGGGACCTCGCTGCCGCGGGCGCTGCACTGCTGGGACAGAAGCCTGCACGACAACCACAAGGCCGGCAAAGCCCCCCTGAAGGGCTGCCCCGTCCACCTGGTGGACAGCTGCCCCTGGCCCCACTGCAacccctcctgccccaccatcCGGGACCAGTTCACGGGGCAGGAGATGAACGTGGCCCAGTTCCTCATGCACATGGGCTTTGACGTGCAGACCGTGGCGCAGcagcagggcctggagcccagtAAACTGCTGGGGATGCTGAGCAGCGGCAGCTAG
- the ASPSCR1 gene encoding tether containing UBX domain for GLUT4 isoform X4 → MAAPAGGGGSAVSVLAPNGRRHTVKVTPSTVLLQVLEDTCQRQNFNPSEYDLKFQRNVLDLSLQWRFANLPNNAKLEMVPVSRSREGPENMVRIALQLDDGSRLQDTFCSGQTLWELLNHFAQTRECLEQPSEASPVCVYMRDEVTGRASLQSTTLKSLGLTGGSAIIRFAMKRRNQEPGVSRTKTPGSPAPSLSADQATGGPLLPLNSVGLSQGDVSHQDEVGTSGASRVDAPAKQISKEPAPAPFVPFSGGGQRLGGSSGSARSLTSPSAKPPKSFSSPGGPSKPKKSRPGQEPGSEPEPPVDRDPVVCHPDLGELLQACPAELPDEFFEVTVDDVRRRLAQLRSERKRLEEAPLVTKAFREAQKRQKLERYPKVVLRVLFPDRYILQGFFRPNETVGDLRDFVRSHLGNPELPFYLFITPPKTILDDHRLTLFQASSWSPGCWNAPSPRLRLTCWWPGACPGLLGPRPRCQPLTLHPVTWSQRLRRGRWGSLNPAPRRPSRSRGIWARCPSG, encoded by the exons ATGGCGGCCCCAGCAGGCGGCGGGGGCTCCGCGGTGTCGGTGCTGGCTCCGAACGGGCGGCGCCACACGGTGAAGGTGACGCCGAGCACCGTGCTGCTGCAg GTTCTGGAGGACACATGCCAGCGGCAGAACTTCAACCCCAGCGAGTACGATCTGAA GTTTCAGAGGAATGTTCTTGACCTCTCTCTCCAGTGGAGATTTGCCAACCTGCCCAATAACGCCAAGCTGGAGATGGTGCCTGTCTCCCGGAGCCGCGAGGGGCCCGAGAACATG GTTCGCATCGCTCTGCAGCTGGACGATGGCTCCAGGTTGCAAGACACTTTCTGTTCAGGCCAGACGCTCTGGGAGCTTCTCAACCATTTTGCACAGACCAG ggaGTGCCTGGAGCAGCCGAGCGAGGCGAGCCCGGTCTGTGTGTACATGCGGGACGAG GTGACCGGCAGAGCCTCCTTGCAGAGCACGACGCTCAAGTCTCTAGGTCTCACCGGGGGCAGCGCCATCATCAG GTTCGCCATGAAGCGACGCAATCAGGAGCCTGGGGTCTCCCGGACCAAGACCCCAGGGAGCCCGGCCCCCTCCCTGTCGGCCGACCAGGCCACCGGCGGCCCTCTACTCCCGCTGAATTCGGTGGGGCTCAGCCAGGGTGACGTGAGCCATCAGGATGAAGTGGGCACCTCGGGGGCCAGCCGCGTGGATGCTCCAGCGAAGCAGATCTCGAAGgagcccgcccccgccccctttgttcctttctcaGGTGGGGGACAGCGACTGGGGGGCTCGTCCGGGTCTGCCAGGTCTCTGACGTCGCCTTCAGCCAAACCGCCGAAGTCCTTCTCCAGCCCGGGAGGCCCCTCCAAGCCGAAGAAGTCGAGGCCTGGCCAGGAGCCCGGGTCAGAGCCGGAGCCG CCGGTGGATCGGGACCCCGTGGTGTGCCACCCGGACCTGGGAGAGCTGCTCCAGGCTTGCCCTGCGGAGCTGCCGGATGAGTTCTTCGAGGTGACCGTGGACGACGTGAGGAGGCGCCTGGCCCAGCTCAGGAGCGAGCG GAAGCGCCTGGAGGAAGCGCCCTTAGTGACCAAGGCTTTCAGGGAGGCTCAGAAGAGGCAGAAGCTGGAGCGGTACCCCAAG GTGGTCCTGAGGGTCCTGTTCCCTGACCGCTACATCCTGCAGGGCTTTTTCCGCCCTAATGAGACAG TGGGGGATCTGCGGGACTTCGTGAGAAGCCACCTGGGGAATCCTGAGCTGCCGTTCTATTTGT TCATCACTCCTCCAAAAACCATCCTGGATGACCACAGGCTGACCCTCTTTCAG GCCTCTTCCTGGAGCCCAGGCTGCTGGAACGCACCGTCTCCCCGTCTGCGGCTGACTTGCTGGTGGCCAG GTGCATGCCCAGGGCTGCTGG